A segment of the Bradyrhizobium sp. CCBAU 53340 genome:
TCGTCGGCAAGACCAATCTCGACCAGTTCGCGACCGGCCTCGTAGGCGTGCGTTCGCCCTATGGCATCCCCCGCAACTCAATCCGGGAGGATCTCATTCCCGGCGGCTCGAGTTCGGGATCGGCGACCGCCGTCGGCGCTGGCCTGGTGCCGCTGTCGCTCGGCACCGACACGGCGGGCTCAGGCCGCGTGCCGGCGATGCTCAACAACATCGTCGGGCTGAAGCCGAGCCTCGGCATGATCTCGAGCGCGGGCCTCGTGCCGGCCTGCCGCACGCTCGACTGCATCTCGGTCTTTGCGCTGACGGTGGACGATGCCGCGCTCGCACTCTCCGTGATGACCGGCCCCGACCAGGCCGATCCGTTCTCGCGCGACCGGCCGCTTGGCGCGCTCACGCCACTCCCCGCCAGCCTGCGGCTCGGCGTGCCGCGCAACGGCCAGCTGATCTTCTTCGGCGACAAGAAGTCGGAAGCCGCTTACGCCGAAGCGCTGAGGCGCTGGTCCGCGCTCGGGGCCACGCTGGTCGAGTTTGACCTTGAACCGTTCTACGAGACGGCGCGGCTGCTCTACGAAGGTCCCTGGGTCGCCGAGCGCTATCTCGTGATCAAAAATCTGCTGGCGTCCGCGCCTGACTCGATCCATCCCGTGACGCGCGAGATCACCGCGGCCGGCGCACGGCTGACGGCGGCAGAAACCTTCTCCGCACTCTATCGCCTGCAGGGCCTGCGCAAGATCGCCGAGCGGACCTTCGCGAACATCGACGCGCTGGTGCTGCCGACGGCGCCGACCACCTATACGACCGCGCAGGTGCTCGCCAATCCGATCGAGCTCAACAGCCGGCTCGGCACCTACACCAACTTCGTCAATCTGCTGGACCTCTGCGGTCTCGCCGTGCCGGCGTCGATGCGTGCGGACGGCATCCCGTTCGGCATCACGCTGCTGGCGCCTGCGGGCCGCGATGCGATGCTCGCGAGTATCGGTCGCGTCTTCCATTCGGATACCAAGCTGACAATGGGGGCCAAGGGCGTGGCGCAGGAGCCACTTGCGGCGCTTCCGGCAAGCAGCGGCGACGAGATCCCGATCGCGGTGGTCGGCGCGCATCTCTCCGGCATGGCGCTGAACGGCGAACTGAAGGCGCTCAACGGAAAGCTGATCGAGGCGACAAGAACCGCACCGGACTACAAGCTCTATGCGCTCAAGACGGCGCCGCCGAAGCCGGGCCTGCTCCGCGTCGAAACCGGCAAGGGCGCATCGATCGAGCTCGAAATCTGGTCGCTGTCGTCGTCCGCCTTCGGCAAGTTCGTCAATGCCATTCCGGCGCCGATGGCGATTGGCACGGTCAGGCTTGCAGATGGCCGGAGCGTGAAGGGCTTTCTCGTCGAGCCGGAAGTGCTGGGCGAGGCGCGCGATATCACGAGCTATGGCGGCTGGCGCGCTTATATGAAGGAAGCTGCGACGACGTAAATCAACTCCGCCGTCGGCTACACCGACACCGCGTAGATCTCGTACTCCCCGCGCACCAGCTCGATATGGGCGCGCATGGCGGCGGCAGCGCCCTGCTTGTCGCCGCGCATGATGGCGACGACGACGCGGTCATGCTCGGCCTGCGACTTGGCAAGGCGGCCGAGATTGCGGAACTGGGCGCGACGGAAAGGCTGCACGCGCACGCGCGTCGCCAGCGTGATCTCGGCGATGTAGCCGTTCTGCGAGCCCGCATAGATCGCGTTGTGGAAGCGCTCGTTGACCTCATGGAAGCGATCGGGATTGCCGGCGTAGCTGAGAACGCGCAGCTCCTCATGAATGGCTTCCAGGCCATGACGCTCGGCGGCGGACATGCGCTCGGCGGCAAGGCCCGCGCACAGCGCCTCCAGCTCCGCCATCGCCTCGAACATGCTTTTCAGACGCTCGATCGAGGGCTGTGCGACGACCGCGCCGCGATGCGGCCGCGCTTCGACAAGGCCGCTCGCGACCAGCTGCCGCAGCGCTTCGCGCACCGGCGTGCGCGAGACGCTGAAGCGGCGCGCGATGTCGGTCTCGTCCAAGGGCGCGCCGGGAGCGAGAGCTCCGCGCACGATTTCGTCGGCGAGTTGAAGGCGAAGCTCCTCGGCGCGCGTGACCTTCTGTACCGATGGCGAGGCCCGGTCGACACGGGGCACCACCGGCTCTGTCGGCAACGTCCCGGGCGGAAAATCGTCAAGCGCCATACGGTCAGGTCTCTTTCGACTCGTCGATGATGCTGACATGGGCGGCGACGACGCGCCAGCCCTCCGGGAAGCGAATCCAGGTCTGCATCTGCCGGCCGACCTTGCCGGGAGCGGTGTCGCGATAGAACAAGGTGGAGGCGACGGCCGTGTCGCGGCCGTAGCTGGAGATCACGGTCCTGGCCGTGCGGCGGTTGAGGCCAACAGGCGAACGGCCGGCGCGGAAGCCGGAGATCGCCTCATAGCCGTAGAGATTCTCACCGATGCCGTAGCGCAGCGTGCGGGGATCGTTGCGGAACAGCTCGCCGAGCACGGCGACGTCGTTGCTGACGAGAGCCTGCTCGTAGCGCTCGAACGCGGCTTTGACTTCCGCGATCACGTCGGGGAGATCGATCTCCATCTCAAAATCCTCTTAAAGTCCCCTTGGGGCTGGCGCAGCGACCACGCCCATCTTTTCCAATGCGTAGGCGACGCGGAGCGCAATGTCCTCGCGCCAAGGCGCACAAATGATCTGCACGCCGATCGGCAGCGGATCGAGCGGCACCGGCACGGCGACCACCGGCAGGCCGATGAAGGAGATCGGCTGGGTGTGGATGCCGATATTGGCGCGAACCGGCAGTTCGACGCCGTCGAGGGTGAAGTTCACCTGCCCGAGCTTCGGTGCGGTACAGGGGGTCGCGGGCGCGAGCAGCACGTCGACGGATTTGAAGATCTCGGCGAGCTGTGCGCGATACCAGCGACGAAACTTTTGCGCGCGGTCGACCAGCGCCGCCGGCACCATCGCGCCGGCGATCAGCCGATCGCGCACGGCGGGATCGAAATCGTTCGGACGCTTGCGCAGGCGATCGAGATGCAGCGAGGCGCCTTCCGTGGTGGTGATCACGTAAGCCGCGGCGCGGGCGCGCGAGGCCTCGGGCACGTCCACGACCTTCGTCGCACCGAGTGCCTTGGCGACGCGGCTGACGGCTTCGACCGCCTCCGG
Coding sequences within it:
- a CDS encoding GntR family transcriptional regulator; its protein translation is MALDDFPPGTLPTEPVVPRVDRASPSVQKVTRAEELRLQLADEIVRGALAPGAPLDETDIARRFSVSRTPVREALRQLVASGLVEARPHRGAVVAQPSIERLKSMFEAMAELEALCAGLAAERMSAAERHGLEAIHEELRVLSYAGNPDRFHEVNERFHNAIYAGSQNGYIAEITLATRVRVQPFRRAQFRNLGRLAKSQAEHDRVVVAIMRGDKQGAAAAMRAHIELVRGEYEIYAVSV
- the hpxZ gene encoding oxalurate catabolism protein HpxZ, translating into MEIDLPDVIAEVKAAFERYEQALVSNDVAVLGELFRNDPRTLRYGIGENLYGYEAISGFRAGRSPVGLNRRTARTVISSYGRDTAVASTLFYRDTAPGKVGRQMQTWIRFPEGWRVVAAHVSIIDESKET
- the atzF gene encoding allophanate hydrolase, which gives rise to MGAEQPETIAAIVAAHRAGTMTPAETIARTYQRIRDHNDPAVFISLRDEKDAIAEAEKLATKDAANLPLYGVPVAVKDNIDALGFPTTAACPAFSYTPAHDSTAVERLRAAGAIIVGKTNLDQFATGLVGVRSPYGIPRNSIREDLIPGGSSSGSATAVGAGLVPLSLGTDTAGSGRVPAMLNNIVGLKPSLGMISSAGLVPACRTLDCISVFALTVDDAALALSVMTGPDQADPFSRDRPLGALTPLPASLRLGVPRNGQLIFFGDKKSEAAYAEALRRWSALGATLVEFDLEPFYETARLLYEGPWVAERYLVIKNLLASAPDSIHPVTREITAAGARLTAAETFSALYRLQGLRKIAERTFANIDALVLPTAPTTYTTAQVLANPIELNSRLGTYTNFVNLLDLCGLAVPASMRADGIPFGITLLAPAGRDAMLASIGRVFHSDTKLTMGAKGVAQEPLAALPASSGDEIPIAVVGAHLSGMALNGELKALNGKLIEATRTAPDYKLYALKTAPPKPGLLRVETGKGASIELEIWSLSSSAFGKFVNAIPAPMAIGTVRLADGRSVKGFLVEPEVLGEARDITSYGGWRAYMKEAATT